From a region of the Takifugu flavidus isolate HTHZ2018 chromosome 20, ASM371156v2, whole genome shotgun sequence genome:
- the srek1 gene encoding splicing regulatory glutamine/lysine-rich protein 1 isoform X1 — MSGIPGTNVVQVTNLSSAVSSEQMRTLFGFLGDIDELRLYPPDNAALSFSSKVCYIKYRDPSSVGVAQHLTNTVFIDRALIVVPCAEGKIPEEAKALSLLAPSTPVPSLIPGGGLLPIPAPNPLQNLNLPVVNRMSASLDLAASVSSQPPLMGNVDPTKVDEIRRTVYVGNLNSQTTTADQLLEFFRQVGSVKFVRMAGDETQPTRFAFVEFSEQESVARALTFNGVMFGDRPLKINHSNNAIVKPPELTPQAAAKELESVMKRVREAQSTIAAAIEPVGTERHSTSHSRRPRRSRSCSRSRVPKKRSSSKHRFGSNSNSSRHGHKRRSRSRDKRRSLSRSRRRRSRDRSKSPRRKARSPSPKRGKKDKKSERSRDKREHSISRKRSHKDEDRIRSRAKSTKVGKVSHREEDDQSDRGRSPTPGEEMTSSPLGQYNGSYTTVNMEDADGVKR; from the exons ATGAGTGGGATCCCGGGGACTAATGTCGTTCAGGTCACAAACCTGTCCTCCGCCGTCAGCAGTGAGCAGATGCGCACTCTCTTCGGTTTCCTGGGGGACATCGACGAGCTGCGGCTCTACCCACCTGA CAATGCCGCGCTCTCGTTCTCTTCCAAAGTGTGTTACATTAAGTACCGAGACCCGTCCAGTGTTGGTGTGGCGCAGCATCTCACCAACACTGTTTTCATTGACAGAGCTTTGATTGTAGTCCCATGTGCTGAAG GGAAAATCCCAGAGGAGGCCAAGGCGTTGTCTCTGTTGGCACCTTCCACACCGGTGCCCAGTCTGATTCCCGGTGGGGGGCTGCTACCCATTCCTGCTCCAAATCCACTTCAGAAT CTGAACCTTCCAGTAGTGAATCGGATGTCAGCCAGTCTGGACCTCGCGGCATCTGTGTCCTCTCAGCCTCCCCTCATGGGGAATGTGGATCCTACAAAGGTGGATGAGATCAGGCGGACCGTCTATGTCGGCAACCTGAACTCTCAG ACCACCACGGCAGACCAGCTGCTGGAGTTCTTCAGGCAGGTGGGAAGCGTAAAGTTTGTGCGAATGGCCGGAGACGAGACCCAGCCGACACGCTTCGCCTTCGTGGAGTTTTCTGAGCAAGAGTCTGTTGCCAGAGCGCTGACCTTCAACGGGGTCATGTTCGGAGACCGACCCCTGAA gattaATCACTCCAACAATGCCATCGTCAAACCTCCAGAGCTGACACCGCAGGCTGCTGCCAAAGAGCTAGAAAGCGTGATGAAGAGGGTGAGGGAAGCCCAGTCCACGATCGCTGCTGCTATAGAGCCAG TAGGCACAGAGAGGCATTCCACCAGTCACTCCAGACGGCCTCGACGGTCCCGCTCGTGTTCTCGCTCCAGAGTACCCAAGAAAAGATCCAGTTCAAAACACAG GTTTGGGTCTAATTCCAACAGTTCCCGACATGGCCACAAGAGGCGCTCTCGCTCTAGGGACAAGAGACGCAGTCTGAGCCGCTCAAG gaggaggaggagcagagatcGATCCAAAAGCCCTCGAAGAAAAGCCCGATCCCCCTCGCCGAAAAG AgggaagaaagacaagaagagCGAGCGCAGCAGGGACAAAAGGGAGCATTCCATctcgaggaagaggagccacaAAGACGAGGACAGGATAAGGAGCAGGGCCAAGTCCACGAAG gtGGGAAAGGTCTCCCACAGAGAGGAAGACGATCAGAGCGACAGAGGGCGCTCGCCCACCCCCggagaggaaatgacatcatcgccTCTTGGCCAATACAACGGCAGCTACACCACCGTCAACATGGAGGATGCAGACGGCGTCAAGCGATGA
- the srek1 gene encoding splicing regulatory glutamine/lysine-rich protein 1 isoform X3: MVHDQYVSSTGKIPEEAKALSLLAPSTPVPSLIPGGGLLPIPAPNPLQNLNLPVVNRMSASLDLAASVSSQPPLMGNVDPTKVDEIRRTVYVGNLNSQTTTADQLLEFFRQVGSVKFVRMAGDETQPTRFAFVEFSEQESVARALTFNGVMFGDRPLKINHSNNAIVKPPELTPQAAAKELESVMKRVREAQSTIAAAIEPVGTERHSTSHSRRPRRSRSCSRSRVPKKRSSSKHRFGSNSNSSRHGHKRRSRSRDKRRSLSRSRRRRSRDRSKSPRRKARSPSPKRGKKDKKSERSRDKREHSISRKRSHKDEDRIRSRAKSTKVGKVSHREEDDQSDRGRSPTPGEEMTSSPLGQYNGSYTTVNMEDADGVKR, from the exons ATGGTTCATGACCAATATGTTTCCAGTACAG GGAAAATCCCAGAGGAGGCCAAGGCGTTGTCTCTGTTGGCACCTTCCACACCGGTGCCCAGTCTGATTCCCGGTGGGGGGCTGCTACCCATTCCTGCTCCAAATCCACTTCAGAAT CTGAACCTTCCAGTAGTGAATCGGATGTCAGCCAGTCTGGACCTCGCGGCATCTGTGTCCTCTCAGCCTCCCCTCATGGGGAATGTGGATCCTACAAAGGTGGATGAGATCAGGCGGACCGTCTATGTCGGCAACCTGAACTCTCAG ACCACCACGGCAGACCAGCTGCTGGAGTTCTTCAGGCAGGTGGGAAGCGTAAAGTTTGTGCGAATGGCCGGAGACGAGACCCAGCCGACACGCTTCGCCTTCGTGGAGTTTTCTGAGCAAGAGTCTGTTGCCAGAGCGCTGACCTTCAACGGGGTCATGTTCGGAGACCGACCCCTGAA gattaATCACTCCAACAATGCCATCGTCAAACCTCCAGAGCTGACACCGCAGGCTGCTGCCAAAGAGCTAGAAAGCGTGATGAAGAGGGTGAGGGAAGCCCAGTCCACGATCGCTGCTGCTATAGAGCCAG TAGGCACAGAGAGGCATTCCACCAGTCACTCCAGACGGCCTCGACGGTCCCGCTCGTGTTCTCGCTCCAGAGTACCCAAGAAAAGATCCAGTTCAAAACACAG GTTTGGGTCTAATTCCAACAGTTCCCGACATGGCCACAAGAGGCGCTCTCGCTCTAGGGACAAGAGACGCAGTCTGAGCCGCTCAAG gaggaggaggagcagagatcGATCCAAAAGCCCTCGAAGAAAAGCCCGATCCCCCTCGCCGAAAAG AgggaagaaagacaagaagagCGAGCGCAGCAGGGACAAAAGGGAGCATTCCATctcgaggaagaggagccacaAAGACGAGGACAGGATAAGGAGCAGGGCCAAGTCCACGAAG gtGGGAAAGGTCTCCCACAGAGAGGAAGACGATCAGAGCGACAGAGGGCGCTCGCCCACCCCCggagaggaaatgacatcatcgccTCTTGGCCAATACAACGGCAGCTACACCACCGTCAACATGGAGGATGCAGACGGCGTCAAGCGATGA
- the LOC130517632 gene encoding protein sidekick-2 isoform X2, with product MKLINHFNVTYWAQGSPGWSKASQQSENATAGTVGSVDSSLAYSLEIRCVNNSECNQCMLSPVYSVPPELTTAPDLVDLKEADDAAMGGRRTVSVAWKLDPGKNAHDGYNVTIGKASGEAPRESFNTTERQVTFILSYSSYHLEISAFNNVSTSPPLRHTIRRREEQLGVGAGKPNVTVHSNRSINISWRDDLMEKYVCYSAEWMVRGQKAAYMSYHSKGSSRMLNFLDDIESLEPYRRYTLTLHVRPNKDTCNLKLVNNSESTYGTTQFYFLEGSPVGAPNVSSYNTTPDSAVLQWSSIPEEEARGFLLGYVIFYTMYRSEARMVKNVTVNPDVNRHTLKGLESGAPYEVQISGFTQAGLGVRSKLIAFKTDNNEYFKPSGIIKLTVIMAVVLIFGTTIIKRAKRTLWPSIPNPEKSNTLQKIEMTNELELLQSISTLRVEDWETDSLQIIKREQITTAFISAGIPSLPEDSEDELGDVQETQAALPALVGGYTTMEMFRQAVPASTPAKQEGEPDVTTMRSQLDYVRQFSTDSTCDDRALQ from the exons ATGAAGTTGATTAATCACTTCAACGTGACCTACTGGGCGCAGGGCAGCCCGGGGTGGAGCAAG GCGTCGCAGCAGTCTGAGAATGCGACGGCAGGCACCGTGGGGAGCGTGGACTCCTCCCTGGCCTACAGCCTGGAGATACGCTGCGTGAACAACAGCGAGTGCAACCAATGCATGCTGAGCCCCGTCTACAGCGTCCCGCCAG AACTGACCACAGCGCCTGACCTCGTTGACCTCAAAGAAGCCGACGATGCGGCGATGGGAGGCCGTCGGACGGTCTCCGTGGCGTGGAAG CTTGATCCAGGCAAGAACGCGCACGACGGCTACAACGTGACCATCGGCAAAGCGTCAGGAGAGGCCCCCAGGGAGTCGTTCAACACCACGGAGCGTCAGGTCACGTTCATCCTCTCCTACTCCTCCTACCACCTTGAAATCAGCGCCTTCAACAACGTCAGCACCTCCCCGCCCCTGCGGCACACCATACGGCGGCGGGAAGAGCAGCTGG GTGTTGGAGCTGGGAAGCCCAACGTGACGGTTCACAGCAACAGGTCAATCAACATTTCCTGGAGGGACGACCTGATGGAAAAGTACGTCTGCTATTCCGCGGAGTGGATGGTGCGCGGGCAGAAAGCTGCGTACATGTCCTATCACAGCAAGGGCAGCTCCAGGATGCTGAATTTCCTAG ATGATATCGAATCTTTGGAGCCTTACAGAAGATACACCCTGACGCTGCACGTGCGGCCAAACAAGGACACCTGCAACTTGAAGCTCGTCAACAACAGCGAGAGCACCTACGGGACCACGCAGTTCTACTTCCTGGAAGGAT CCCCCGTTGGTGCTCCAAACGTCAGCAGCTACAACACGACGCCGGACTCCGCAGTCTTGCAGTGGTCCTCCATCCCAGAAGAAGAGGCCCGGGGCTTCCTACTGGGTTACGTAATCTTCTATACCATGTACCGGTCGGAGGCAAGGATGGTGAAAA ATGTTACCGTAAATCCAGATGTGAACAGGCACACACTGAAGGGTCTGGAAAGCGGGGCGCCATACGAGGTCCAGATATCTGGATTCACGCAGGCAGGATTGGGAGTCCGAAGCAAATTGATAGCCTTCAAGACAGATAATAACG AGTACTTCAAGCCGAGTGGGATCATCAAATTGACAGTGATCATGGCAGTTGTACTGATCTTCGGAACTACCATCATTAAAAG GGCCAAACGGACTCTGTGGCCAAGCATACCCAACCCCGAGAAGAGCAACACGCTGCAGAAGATAGAGATGACCAACGAGCTG gagctgctgcagtccATCAGCACCCTGAGGGTGGAGGACTGGGAGACAGACAGCCTGCAGATCATCAAGAGAGAACAAATCACCACTGCCTTCATCTCTGCGGGGATACCGTCTCTCCCAGAGGACTCGGAGGACGAGCTTGGAGACGTCCAGGAGACCCAGGCCGCTCTCCCCGCCCTCGTGGGTGGATACACCACCATGGAGATGTTCCGACAGGCGGTGCCGGCCAGCACGCCGGCCAAGCAAGAGGGGGAGCCGGACGTGACGACGATGAGGTCGCAGCTGGACTATGTGAGACAGTTCAGCACCGACTCCACCTGCGACGATCGTGCACTCCAGTAA
- the srek1 gene encoding splicing regulatory glutamine/lysine-rich protein 1 isoform X2, producing MSGIPGTNVVQVTNLSSAVSSEQMRTLFGFLGDIDELRLYPPDNAALSFSSKVCYIKYRDPSSVGVAQHLTNTVFIDRALIVVPCAEGKIPEEAKALSLLAPSTPVPSLIPGGGLLPIPAPNPLQNLNLPVVNRMSASLDLAASVSSQPPLMGNVDPTKVDEIRRTVYVGNLNSQTTTADQLLEFFRQVGSVKFVRMAGDETQPTRFAFVEFSEQESVARALTFNGVMFGDRPLKINHSNNAIVKPPELTPQAAAKELESVMKRVREAQSTIAAAIEPGTERHSTSHSRRPRRSRSCSRSRVPKKRSSSKHRFGSNSNSSRHGHKRRSRSRDKRRSLSRSRRRRSRDRSKSPRRKARSPSPKRGKKDKKSERSRDKREHSISRKRSHKDEDRIRSRAKSTKVGKVSHREEDDQSDRGRSPTPGEEMTSSPLGQYNGSYTTVNMEDADGVKR from the exons ATGAGTGGGATCCCGGGGACTAATGTCGTTCAGGTCACAAACCTGTCCTCCGCCGTCAGCAGTGAGCAGATGCGCACTCTCTTCGGTTTCCTGGGGGACATCGACGAGCTGCGGCTCTACCCACCTGA CAATGCCGCGCTCTCGTTCTCTTCCAAAGTGTGTTACATTAAGTACCGAGACCCGTCCAGTGTTGGTGTGGCGCAGCATCTCACCAACACTGTTTTCATTGACAGAGCTTTGATTGTAGTCCCATGTGCTGAAG GGAAAATCCCAGAGGAGGCCAAGGCGTTGTCTCTGTTGGCACCTTCCACACCGGTGCCCAGTCTGATTCCCGGTGGGGGGCTGCTACCCATTCCTGCTCCAAATCCACTTCAGAAT CTGAACCTTCCAGTAGTGAATCGGATGTCAGCCAGTCTGGACCTCGCGGCATCTGTGTCCTCTCAGCCTCCCCTCATGGGGAATGTGGATCCTACAAAGGTGGATGAGATCAGGCGGACCGTCTATGTCGGCAACCTGAACTCTCAG ACCACCACGGCAGACCAGCTGCTGGAGTTCTTCAGGCAGGTGGGAAGCGTAAAGTTTGTGCGAATGGCCGGAGACGAGACCCAGCCGACACGCTTCGCCTTCGTGGAGTTTTCTGAGCAAGAGTCTGTTGCCAGAGCGCTGACCTTCAACGGGGTCATGTTCGGAGACCGACCCCTGAA gattaATCACTCCAACAATGCCATCGTCAAACCTCCAGAGCTGACACCGCAGGCTGCTGCCAAAGAGCTAGAAAGCGTGATGAAGAGGGTGAGGGAAGCCCAGTCCACGATCGCTGCTGCTATAGAGCCAG GCACAGAGAGGCATTCCACCAGTCACTCCAGACGGCCTCGACGGTCCCGCTCGTGTTCTCGCTCCAGAGTACCCAAGAAAAGATCCAGTTCAAAACACAG GTTTGGGTCTAATTCCAACAGTTCCCGACATGGCCACAAGAGGCGCTCTCGCTCTAGGGACAAGAGACGCAGTCTGAGCCGCTCAAG gaggaggaggagcagagatcGATCCAAAAGCCCTCGAAGAAAAGCCCGATCCCCCTCGCCGAAAAG AgggaagaaagacaagaagagCGAGCGCAGCAGGGACAAAAGGGAGCATTCCATctcgaggaagaggagccacaAAGACGAGGACAGGATAAGGAGCAGGGCCAAGTCCACGAAG gtGGGAAAGGTCTCCCACAGAGAGGAAGACGATCAGAGCGACAGAGGGCGCTCGCCCACCCCCggagaggaaatgacatcatcgccTCTTGGCCAATACAACGGCAGCTACACCACCGTCAACATGGAGGATGCAGACGGCGTCAAGCGATGA
- the LOC130517632 gene encoding interleukin-31 receptor subunit alpha isoform X1, translating to MTSCRHQISHERSGPDTTRTRGLLLALVAAFHHAEAVFPAAESCRDVLQHCRNEPDGVHDLDCFWERAHRGRHFCTWKPGRDPSEKYYTLLIHQTNKCTLYTNRTSTRVKISVLTDKVLKADVFEIGVSGVCTKDSFQGSMKNLSRCGPPDNVSFRRSEGRINVSLTWHPKEMKLINHFNVTYWAQGSPGWSKASQQSENATAGTVGSVDSSLAYSLEIRCVNNSECNQCMLSPVYSVPPELTTAPDLVDLKEADDAAMGGRRTVSVAWKLDPGKNAHDGYNVTIGKASGEAPRESFNTTERQVTFILSYSSYHLEISAFNNVSTSPPLRHTIRRREEQLGVGAGKPNVTVHSNRSINISWRDDLMEKYVCYSAEWMVRGQKAAYMSYHSKGSSRMLNFLDDIESLEPYRRYTLTLHVRPNKDTCNLKLVNNSESTYGTTQFYFLEGSPVGAPNVSSYNTTPDSAVLQWSSIPEEEARGFLLGYVIFYTMYRSEARMVKNVTVNPDVNRHTLKGLESGAPYEVQISGFTQAGLGVRSKLIAFKTDNNEYFKPSGIIKLTVIMAVVLIFGTTIIKRAKRTLWPSIPNPEKSNTLQKIEMTNELELLQSISTLRVEDWETDSLQIIKREQITTAFISAGIPSLPEDSEDELGDVQETQAALPALVGGYTTMEMFRQAVPASTPAKQEGEPDVTTMRSQLDYVRQFSTDSTCDDRALQ from the exons ATGACGAGCTGCCGCCACCAGATTTCACATGAAAGATCTGGCCCGGATACCACTCGCACCCGAGGCTTGCTCCTCGCGCTGGTCGCCGCGTTTCATCACGCAGAGGCGGTTTTTCCAG CTGCGGAGAGTTGCAGAGACGTTCTCCAGCACTGCAGGAACGAGCCAG ATGGAGTTCACGATTTAGACTGTTTTTGGGAGCGTGCGCATCGTGGTAGACACTTCTGCACGTGGAAGCCCGGCCGAGACCCATCAGAGAAGTACTACACGCTCCTCATCCATCAGAC CAACAAATGTACACTCTACACCAACCGCACCAGCACTAGAGTCAAAATCAGCGTGTTAACGGATAAGGTGCTGAAGGCAGATGTTTTTGAAATCGGCGTCTCGGGCGTCTGCACCAAAGACTCGTTCCAGGGTTCAATGAAGAACCTGA GCCGATGTGGTCCCCCGGATAACGTGTCCTTCAGGCGCAGCGAGGGGAGAATAAATGTGAGCTTGACCTGGCACCCGAAAGAGATGAAGTTGATTAATCACTTCAACGTGACCTACTGGGCGCAGGGCAGCCCGGGGTGGAGCAAG GCGTCGCAGCAGTCTGAGAATGCGACGGCAGGCACCGTGGGGAGCGTGGACTCCTCCCTGGCCTACAGCCTGGAGATACGCTGCGTGAACAACAGCGAGTGCAACCAATGCATGCTGAGCCCCGTCTACAGCGTCCCGCCAG AACTGACCACAGCGCCTGACCTCGTTGACCTCAAAGAAGCCGACGATGCGGCGATGGGAGGCCGTCGGACGGTCTCCGTGGCGTGGAAG CTTGATCCAGGCAAGAACGCGCACGACGGCTACAACGTGACCATCGGCAAAGCGTCAGGAGAGGCCCCCAGGGAGTCGTTCAACACCACGGAGCGTCAGGTCACGTTCATCCTCTCCTACTCCTCCTACCACCTTGAAATCAGCGCCTTCAACAACGTCAGCACCTCCCCGCCCCTGCGGCACACCATACGGCGGCGGGAAGAGCAGCTGG GTGTTGGAGCTGGGAAGCCCAACGTGACGGTTCACAGCAACAGGTCAATCAACATTTCCTGGAGGGACGACCTGATGGAAAAGTACGTCTGCTATTCCGCGGAGTGGATGGTGCGCGGGCAGAAAGCTGCGTACATGTCCTATCACAGCAAGGGCAGCTCCAGGATGCTGAATTTCCTAG ATGATATCGAATCTTTGGAGCCTTACAGAAGATACACCCTGACGCTGCACGTGCGGCCAAACAAGGACACCTGCAACTTGAAGCTCGTCAACAACAGCGAGAGCACCTACGGGACCACGCAGTTCTACTTCCTGGAAGGAT CCCCCGTTGGTGCTCCAAACGTCAGCAGCTACAACACGACGCCGGACTCCGCAGTCTTGCAGTGGTCCTCCATCCCAGAAGAAGAGGCCCGGGGCTTCCTACTGGGTTACGTAATCTTCTATACCATGTACCGGTCGGAGGCAAGGATGGTGAAAA ATGTTACCGTAAATCCAGATGTGAACAGGCACACACTGAAGGGTCTGGAAAGCGGGGCGCCATACGAGGTCCAGATATCTGGATTCACGCAGGCAGGATTGGGAGTCCGAAGCAAATTGATAGCCTTCAAGACAGATAATAACG AGTACTTCAAGCCGAGTGGGATCATCAAATTGACAGTGATCATGGCAGTTGTACTGATCTTCGGAACTACCATCATTAAAAG GGCCAAACGGACTCTGTGGCCAAGCATACCCAACCCCGAGAAGAGCAACACGCTGCAGAAGATAGAGATGACCAACGAGCTG gagctgctgcagtccATCAGCACCCTGAGGGTGGAGGACTGGGAGACAGACAGCCTGCAGATCATCAAGAGAGAACAAATCACCACTGCCTTCATCTCTGCGGGGATACCGTCTCTCCCAGAGGACTCGGAGGACGAGCTTGGAGACGTCCAGGAGACCCAGGCCGCTCTCCCCGCCCTCGTGGGTGGATACACCACCATGGAGATGTTCCGACAGGCGGTGCCGGCCAGCACGCCGGCCAAGCAAGAGGGGGAGCCGGACGTGACGACGATGAGGTCGCAGCTGGACTATGTGAGACAGTTCAGCACCGACTCCACCTGCGACGATCGTGCACTCCAGTAA